A genomic window from Periophthalmus magnuspinnatus isolate fPerMag1 chromosome 16, fPerMag1.2.pri, whole genome shotgun sequence includes:
- the LOC117383645 gene encoding gonadotropin-releasing hormone II receptor-like translates to MSGDLLALPQVTTPLLTTPTGSTHVNSSERAGPDHGWVVPEFTVAAQCRVVATLVLCVFAGLSNMCVLVSVWRTRGLASHLRPLLLSLAVAHLMGALLVMPMDAAWNITVQWRGGAVLCKLLCFLKLLCMHASAHVVIVISLDRQHAILRPLHALSAHQRNRRMLAAAWALSVVLATPQLFLFRLSKAVDVDFTQCATHGSFSRRWQETLYNMFHFSTLYVCPLVVMVWCYSCILLHIQRQATVHKAGEWSLRRSGTDMIPKARMKTVKMSVVIVLSFVLCWTPYYLLGVWYWFQPSVLDYTPEYIHHSLFVFGNLNSCLDPLIYGFYSPSFRAGLRQCCRGKRHAASPRSLNQSPVNTKEVQREEQEMDSMSPEQGDLE, encoded by the exons ATGTCAGGTGACCTCCTGGCCCTGCCTCAGGTGACCACGCCGCTCCTGACCACACCCACCGGGAGCACACACGTGAACAGCTCAGAGAGGGCGGGGCCTGATCATGGGTGGGTGGTGCCTGAGTTCACAGTGGCGGCGCAGTGTCGTGTGGTGGCCACACtggtgctgtgtgtgtttgctggtCTCAGCAACATGTGTGTGCTGGTGAGCGTGTGGCGCACACGCGGCCTGGCCTCTCACctgcgccccctgctgctcaGCCTGGCCGTGGCCCACCTCATGGGGGCGCTGTTGGTCATGCCCATGGATGCGGCGTGGAACATCACGGTGCAGTGGAGAGGGGGCGCTGTCCTGTGCAAACTGCTGTGTTTCCTGAAGCTGCTGTGCATGCACGCGTCTGCGCACGTGGTCATTGTCATCAGTCTGGACCGGCAGCACGCCATCCTGCGCCCTCTGCACGCGCTCAGTGCGCACCAACGCAACCGCCGCATGCTCGCCGCCGCCTGGGCGCTCAGCGTGGTGCTGGCCACACCACAG CTCTTTCTCTTCCGGCTGAGTAAGGCGGTGGACGTGGACTTCACACAATGTGCCACTCACGGCAGCTTCTCGCGCCGCTGGCAGGAAACGCTCTACAACATGTTCCACTTCAGCACGCTCTACgtctgccccctggtggtcatGGTGTGGTGCTACAGCTGCATCCTCCTGCACATCCAGCGCCAGGCAACCGTCCACAAAG CTGGAGAATGGAGCTTGCGTCGCTCGGGCACAGACATGATCCCTAAAGCGAGGATGAAGACGGTGAAGATGAGCGTGGTGATCGTGCTGTCCTTTGTCCTCTGCTGGACCCCATACTATCTGCTGGGCGTGTGGTACTGGTTCCAGCCCTCCGTCCTGGACTACACCCCGGAGTACATCCACCACAGCCTCTTCGTCTTCGGGAACCTCAACTCCTGCCTGGACCCGCTCATCTACGGCTTCTACTCCCCGTCCTTCAGGGCTGGACTGAGGCAGTGCTGCAGGGGCAAGCGCCACGCGGCCAGCCCCAGGAGCCTGAACCAGAGCCCGGTGAATACCAAAGAGgtccagagagaggagcaggagatggACAGTATGAGCCCGGAGCAGGGAGATCTGGAGTGA
- the LOC117383575 gene encoding transmembrane protein 79-like, with protein sequence MSELKPPEAGSWTESQMMMMEGGAWQENTLPVSAAQVFSPASTSIKESWEMEAEKRPFLQQHFVQEEWPEEKPPRGRCCSERVVLKMAVSLGTAALFFPFLLWGGYVFLPFDAPVMDSAPLRLVYTLRCCVFASLPVALGYLVLGVSRFRSGEVQSLCETEGCGSVGLKRTGINDVSVHRGFVSDSTHLFLLYFLQLAVMATYLSQEQLKLVPLLTLLFCLGRLVYWVAAMFQSSIRAFGFGLSFLPSLAMIAANLYFLVTMEMSGGAFSPPQKEQAPPQGRQRFWG encoded by the exons ATGTCTGAGTTGAAGCCTCCAGAGGCCGGCAGCTGGACTGAGAgccagatgatgatgatggaggGCGGGGCCTGGCAGGAGAACACACTGCCTGTGAGTGCAGCTCAGGTGTTCAGCCCCGCCTCCACCAGCAtcaaagaatcatgggaaatggAGGCTGAAAAGAGGCCCTTCCTCCAGCAGCACTTTGTCCAAGAGGAGTGGCCCGAAGAGAAGCCACCTCGAG GGCGGTGCTGCAGTGAGCGCGTGGTCCTCAAGATGGCGGTGTCCTTGGGCACAGCGGCTCTGTTTTTCCCCTTCCTGCTGTGGGGCGGATACGTCTTTCTCCCCTTTGACGCGCCGGTGATGGACAGCGCCCCCCTCAGGCTGGTCTACACTCTGCGCTGCTGTGTCTTTGCTTCACTGCCTGTAGCACTGG GGTACCTGGTCCTGGGCGTGTCGCGGTTCCGCTCTGGTGAagtgcagtctctgtgtgaAACTGAGGGGTGTGGCTCCGTAGGGCTGAAGAGAACAGGGATTAATGATGTCAGCGTACACCGCGGCTTTGTGTCTGACTCCACTCACCTGTTCCTGCTCTACTTCCTGCAGCTCGCCGTCATGGCGACCTACCTGAGCCAGGAGCAGCTCAAACTGGTGCCGCTGCTCACGCTGCTCTTCTGCCTCGGACG GCTGGTGTACTGGGTGGCTGCAATGTTCCAGAGCAGTATCCGCGCCTTCGGGTTCGGGTTGTCCTTTCTTCCATCCCTCGCCATGATTGCCGCCAATCTGTACTTCctggttaccatggagatgagtGGCGGTGCTTTCAGCCCACCTCAGAAAGAGCAGGCCCCGCCTCAAGGACGCCAGCGCTTCTGGGGCTGA